One window of Daphnia carinata strain CSIRO-1 chromosome 7, CSIRO_AGI_Dcar_HiC_V3, whole genome shotgun sequence genomic DNA carries:
- the LOC130692726 gene encoding tetratricopeptide repeat protein 37-like: MEYDVKKALKDAKEFVKNKNYSSALDTCKGILKHEKNNYLSWVLSAVSFQELGQSEKALTAFVKATELQPDQLTAWQGLAAFLEQERNQLVVTTDGGQQSQELAQKLCDVYKKLECLLKSDPVKHLNILKKQCELYTTLGQLENSADRATLLLNKGDKEITKSVAKTLSPVLSLLDHPTLQILGSSLDELVDPEGEKLDKFFIEQKLLVALQLKQYSKAVTVASEILISNPKHVPSLEVIAHAFVEEEKIDVSLDRVGQIIDALLSGNPKSEYGLLAKARWLLLNAKPLEAKQLLEFMNTKDATRKSRILCEAYQELHQWAKMENICRDGLESTVSAESDQRFWKLMLIKSLMEAGGDERLKEASMFLDNIRDEAKNLILFRLLDTTFHLRSNQLEKCKHNLDILEEEQPVDNMDKVLLIKAEYLEKIGRDVDVTQLIDHVCESYPQNVEVLLKAAKMLWHSSSNRGKSVAIMLNVIKLNRDIAEPYVFVGTFYGEQQHNPSSLQRAVRCLEKAFQLDPYEIRTCQKLLELYRLLDDIPSAVKLLEVVVRCNAKNRRWAWLQKGLLHLKMFQKQKHVPEKEKEAGLAITCLQNAMAIDSNDSSGWEALGEAYIARGSYTAALKAFQRASELNPQSTYSSYQIASIKQIMGENAEAVDAFEALLKRTPDYVPALKGLAETVLNQAIDYLTDGFTGRTVDCCSKAFDLLVKASRLNSHLACVWALLGQVCLLLRNIPDADFMLLNVPQVLHPDKDLPITKNLVMEMGPKFFLSALRLLPDSGALWHNLALSYQSCWKLNETAAHKSSALAAIKKAITLEPKDSSHWDLLGLIATEPAVRQHAFIRALELSPNAPRTAATWTHLGALYMENGDLHLAHECFKQSQNIDPFHVPAWIGQGNIAEQLSPEEAMDLFRHTATIGSGTPGQCEGSPSYAQWVINTLADPLAKQTAHYRYSIVQMHAVPTAIDSLVKYVALYPNDSCALNLLGLLYERQGLLSKAEEAFLNGIEHLSLDDSTVSRTRMDKMKANLARLYTSLDRCDEATELYGTLQESELSSACGIALAHFKANRHAEAYVTYEAALNWLASDDEKRSHLLVAMAMAAFRRDFPDAEAANLLLYESSQLQPPSVYGLLALGALGLLTEDDTLTTAAFQELLPYQTESRYVADISRLSSYQQSLFGNELQGQREIARNIHMLPNVPELWTLLASFKASVVVQASHSRPSDGLQVARWAEIAFSARCQSDSAADHVFQTIDMSQVISLISLGYLLAGEGTTSLTTAQKAVHCNPHSAASWSVLLAAALPFWSGTGIGNDRIQRLGWLKKLIEHLRRKCDVTVYSRLTPWLGHYERRLVSFLSQS, from the exons ATGGAATACGACGtgaaaaaagctttaaaagaCGCAAAAGAGTTTGTTAAAAACAAGAACTACAGTTCAGCCTTGGACACCTGTAAG GGTATATTGAAACATGAAAAGAACAACTACTTGTCATGGGTTTTGAGTGCAGTCTCTTTTCAAGAACTTGGCCAAAGTGAAAAAGCCTTGACAGCTTTTGTTAAAGCAACTGAGCTACAACCAGATCAACTGACTGCCTGGCAAGGGCTAGCAGCATTTTTGgaacaagaaagaaatcaattgGTGGTCACTACTGATGGTGGTCAACAGTCACAAGAGCTTGCACAGAAGCTATGTGATGTGTACAAAAAGCTAGAATGCCTTCTTAAAAG TGATCCTGTGAAACATTTAAATATCTTGAAGAAGCAATGTGAACTGTACACAACATTAGGACAGCTTGAGAATTCTGCTGACAGAGCAACCCTTCTTCTGAATAAAGGAGACAAAGAAATAACCAAATCTGTAGCAAAGACACTGTCCCCTGTTTTATCTCTTTTGGATCATCCAACACTACAAATT CTTGGAAGTTCACTTGATGAACTAGTTGACCCAGAAGGCGAAAAATTAgacaaatttttcattgagcAAAAGCTTTTGGTTGCGTTGCAATTGAAGCAGTATTCGAAGGCGGTAACCGTGGCTTCTGAAATTCTTATTTCAAACCCAAAACATGTTCCATCCCTGGAAGTCATTGCCCATGCatttgttgaagaagaaaaaattgatgtttcgCTTGATCGAGTTGGACAAATAATTGATGCATTGCTGTCGGGGAATCCAAAAAGCGAATATGGTTTACTAGCAAAAGCACGGTGGTTGCTCTTGAATGCAAAACCGTTGGAAGCCAAACAATTATTAGAATTTATGAACACCAAGGACGCGACGCGTAAATCACGTATTCTTTGTGAAGCGTACCAAGAATTACATCAGTGggcaaaaatggaaaacatttgCCGCGACGGCTTGGAGTCTACTGTTTCGGCAGAATCGGATCAGCGTTTTTGGAAATTGATGCTGATAAAAAGCTTAATGGAAGCCGGTGGAGATGAACGTCTTAAAGAAGCGTCGATGTTCTTGGATAATATTCGGGATGAAGCAAAGAACTTAATTTTGTTTCGATTATTAGATACTACATTTCATTTGCGTTCCAACCAAttggaaaaatgcaaacataatCTTGACATACTAGAAGAGGAACAACCAGTCGACAATATGGATAAGGTACTTCTTATCAAAGCCGAATATTTGGAAAAAATCGGACGCGACGTGGACGTTACGCAGCTAATAGATCATGTTTGTGAAAGCTATCCACAAAACGTCGAAGTATTATTGAAGGCGGCAAAAATGTTATGGCACAGTTCCAGTAACCGCGGGAAGAGCGTCGCCATTATGCTTAACGTCATTAAGCTGAATCGAGATATTGCAGAACCATACGTGTTTGTGGGGACGTTTTATGGCGAACAACAGCACAATCCTTCAAGCTTGCAACGAGCTGTGCGATGCCTTGAGAAGGCCTTCCAATTAGATCCCTATGAAATAAGAACGTGTCAAAAGTTGCTGGAACTCTATCGGTTGCTTGATGATATTCCAAGTGCCGTTAAACTTTTGGAGGTTGTCGTCCGATGTAATGCAAAAAATCGTCGATGGGCTTGGTTGCAGAAAGGTCTTCTGCACTTAAAAATGTTCCAGAAACAGAAACATGTTccggaaaaggaaaaagaagctgGCTTGGCTATTACATGCTTGCAAAACGCGATGGCTATCGACTCCAATGATAGTTCAGGCTGGGAAGCCTTGG GCGAAGCCTATATTGCTCGTGGATCGTATACTGCTGCTTTGAAAGCATTCCAGCGGGCGTCCGAATTGAACCCTCAATCGACTTACTCGTCATATCAAATCGCCTCCATCAAACAAATAATGGGTGAAAACGCAGAGGCTGTAGACGCATTTGAAGCTCTCCTCAAGCGCACTCCAGACTATGTGCCTGCCCTTAAAGGACTTGCTGAAACCGTTCTAAATCAGGCAATTGATTACCTAACGGACGGTTTCACTGGCAGAACTGTGGACTGCTGTTCGAAAGCTTTTGATTTGCTCGTGAAAGCAAGTAGACTCAATAGCCACTTAGCCTGTGTATGGGCTCTATTAGGTCAAGTCTGTTTGCTGCTTCGGAATATTCCGGATGCAGATTTCATGTTGCTGAACGTACCGCAAGTGCTTCATCCAGACAAAGATCTTCCCATTACCAAAAATCTGGTGATGGAGATGGGTCCGAAATTCTTCTTGTCTGCATTGAGGTTGCTGCCTGATTCAGGTGCGTTGTGGCACAATTTGGCTTTATCTTATCAATCCTGTTGGAAACTCAATGAAACTGCAGCCCACAAGTCTTCTGCATTGGCGGCTATCAAGAAAGCCATTACTTTGGAGCCTAAAGATTCTTCACACTGGGATTTGCTGGGTCTGATTGCTACTGAACCAGCCGTCCGGCAGCACGCCTTTATTCGTGCCTTGGAGCTTAGTCCTAACGCACCAAGAACTGCTGCCACCTGGACTCACTTAGGAGCACTGTATATGGAAAACGGCGACCTGCATCTTGCCCATGAATGCTTCAAACAATCGCAAAACATCGACCCATTCCATGTCCCGGCTTGGATTGGCCAGGGAAATATTGCCGAACAATTGAGTCCGGAGGAAGCGATGGACCTATTCCGACACACAGCAACCATTGGTAGCGGTACTCCCGGCCAGTGTGAAGGAAGTCCATCCTACGCTCAATGGGTGATCAACACTTTGGCTGATCCTCTAGCCAAACAGACGGCCCATTATCGCTATAGCATTGTCCAGATGCACGCTGTGCCAACTGCGATTGACAGTCTAGTCAAGTATGTCGCACTCTACCCTAACGACAGTTGCGCACTCAATTTACTAGGACTCCTCTACGAACGCCAAGGATTACTTTCGAAAGCCGAAGAAGCCTTCTTAAACG GTATTGAACATCTAAGTTTGGATGATAGCACGGTCAGCAGAACCCGCATGGACAAGATGAAAGCTAATTTGGCCAGACTTTACACTTCTCTTGATCGATGTGATGAAGCCACTGAACTGTACGGCACATTGCAGGAATCCGAGCTAAGCTCAGCGTGTGGAATTGCTCTTGCTCACTTCAAAGCCAACAGACATGCCGAGGCTTATGTTACCTATGAAGCAGCCTTGAATTGGCTGGCTTCAGATGACGAGAAACGTTCTCATTTATTGGTAGCTATGGCAATGGCAGCGTTTCGACGCGATTTCCCCGACGCCGAAGCAGCAAATTTGCTTCTTTACGAAAGCTCACAATTGCAACCACCCTCCGTCTATGGATTGTTAGCTCTTGGAGCACTCGGTCTGCTAACAGAAGACGATACCTTGACTACAGCCGCTTTCCAGGAATTGTTACCGTATCAGACAGAGTCACGCTATGTAGCAGACATCAGCCGGTTGTCATCGTATCAGCAATCGCTTTTTGGAAACGAACTACAAGGGCAACGTGAAATTGCGCGCAATATTCATATGCTGCCCAACGTTCCTGAGCTATGGACATTATTGGCTTCTTTTaaagcttcagttgtagtCCAGGCGTCTCATTCTCGGCCGTCTGATGGATTGCAGGTGGCTCGTTGGGCTGAGATTGCATTTAGTGCTCGGTGCCAGAGTGACTCGGCTGCAGACCATGTTTTTCAAACCATCGATATGTCGCAAGTTATTTCGCTCATCAGTCTGGGCTATCTACTAGCCGGAGAGGGCACTACCAGTCTTACAACAGCACAGAAGGCCGTTCACTGCAATCCGCATTCAGCCGCTTCGTGGTCCGTCTTGCTTGCAGCTGCCCTTCCTTTCTGGAGTGGAACGGGCATTGGTAATGATCGGATTCAACGGCTAGGTTGGCTAAAGAAATTGATCGAACATTTGCGCCGCAAATGCGATGTGACGGTGTATTCCCGTTTAACGCCATGGCTTGGCCATTACGAACGCCGGTTGGTTTCATTCTTGAGCCAATCTTGA
- the LOC130694533 gene encoding MICOS complex subunit MIC60-like has protein sequence MWKAPARICSQSKVSLQNGRHVIRRNINSRKSNQISGSKLLTIAGTAVLATVGGSVALAKTSDGFRKFSEENIPGSSFLYNLLLGPPVSHLPVFTPPVKSLEDGLLKKKLEREASKKTDDVVAVTPADALVESPKSPVDATPLDVAEKPIEDEKSENSTKEDPVGLDNEVKLAENTEVVNEPGSNSSATEVANIQETAAVNLSEMSSAEFETLLRDLHAKASEAVKQAVDAQDTAAALIKKHVDLVFKSLEKIYEPGQTQENIWEPVFVATQDKIEAVQIAESRAHEARMAVAQLKEAVAHGLKNDQSKQTPDLITIDESVARALYSLETAKARVDAAQSEAKVMDEYRELVDTARHNLQMELSAIRPDLSPNFKTEGTKLGEEEVNILMAHAYWKIITLQKELAKQQSREQQRLKGALDMQRKEDFSILESRLRVELERQYYELKAKYNQDISFHEKTLSDQFTQQLKLQAAAYTDHLNDSLKTQYQELKRTFEAERELDIAKLTALHHEDLAKLHGMGKGIQDAIRDRAEKDRISRQVRELWIAAQSMMDSLRSNATVHLPWSEQRRPLNLSGLNQALNNNDEFARAIIESIPPSAVNQGILPQGALKERFQNVERVCRRVALIDENGGSVLRYALSYLQSMMVVKVDARPPPKQDEEINLAELNTFDILARARYHLEKDDLEQALRYMNLLKGEPQNVATDWLRELRIHLETVQAVNAIMTYAAVQAIESM, from the exons ATGTGGAAAGCACCTGCCAGAATCTGTTCCCAGTCGAAAGTGTCACTCCAAAATGGAAGACACGTTATTCGTCGGAACATAAACAGCCGAAAATCCAATCAAAT ATCTGGAAGTAAATTGCTCACTATTGCTGGTACCGCTGTTTTGGCGACTGTCGGTGGTTCAGTCGCTTTAGCAAAAACAAGTGATGGATTCAGAAAGTTCTCTGAGGAAAACATCCCTGGATCCTCATTTCTCTACAATCTGCTACTTGGACCTCCAGTTTCCCATCTACCAGTGTTCACTCCTCCTGTCaa ATCTTTGGAAGATGGACTTCTAAAGAAAAAGCTAGAACGAGAAGCATCAAAGAAAACAGATG ATGTAGTAGCTGTTACCCCTGCTGATGCTCTTGTTGAGTCACCTAAATCCCCTGTAGATGCAACACCATTAGATGTTGCAGAAAAACCAATTGAAGATGAGAAAAGTGAAAATTCAACCAAAGAGGATCCTGTAGGCCTGGATAATGAA GTGAAACTTGCAGAAAACACAGAGGTAGTAAATGAGCCTGGATCCAATAGCTCTGCCACTGAG GTTGCCAACATTCAGGAAACAGCTGCAGTTAATTTGTCTGAAATGAGCTCTGCTGAATTCGAAACCTTGCTAAGGGACCTTCATGCTAAAGCTTCGGAAGCTGTGAAACAAGCCGTCGATGCACAAGATACCGCTGCGGCTTTGATCAAAA AGCATGTTGATTTAGTCTTTAAATCCTTGGAAAAGATCTATGAGCCAGGTCAAACGCAAGAAAATATCTGGGAGCCGGTCTTTGTTGCGACGCAAGATAAAATTGAAGCTGTGCAAATTGCCGAATCCCGAGCTCACGAAGCAAGAATGGCTGTAGCCCAACTAAAAGAAGCTGTAGCGCACGGTCTTAAGAACGATCAGAGTAAACAAACACCTGATCTTATTACAATTGATGAAAGTGTTGCGCGTGCTCTCTATAG CTTGGAAACTGCCAAAGCACGGGTGGACGCTGCTCAGTCTGAAGCCAAGGTTATGGATGAATATCGTGAACTTGTTGATACTGCAAGACACAATTTGCAG ATGGAATTATCCGCTATTCGCCCAGATCTTTCCCCCAACTTTAAAACTGAGGGTACGAAATTGGGTGAAGAGGAAGTTAATATTTTGATGGCCCATGCCTATTGGAAGATAATAACACTGCAAAAGGAGCTTGCCAAGCAACAA TCGCGAGAGCAACAGCGTTTGAAAGGAGCTTTAGATATGCAACGGAAAGAAGATTTCTCGATCCTGGAGTCACGTCTACGAGTCGAATTGGAGCGGCAATACTATGAACTTAAAGCCAAATATAATCAAGAC ATCTCCTTCCACGAAAAAACCCTATCGGATCAGTTCACGCAGCAGCTAAAGCTCCAAGCTGCTGCTTACACTGACCACTTAAATGACAGCCTCAAGACGCAGTACCAGGAACTCAAACGAACGTTTGAAGCTGAACGTGAGCTAGATATTGCGAAGTTGACTGCATTGCACCACGAAGACCTGGCTAAACTTCACGGAATGGGTAAAGGAATACAAGACGCCATCCGCGATCGTGCTGAAAAGGATCGCATTTCTCGCCAAGTTCGAGAGCTCTGGATTGCAGCTCAATCAATGATGGATTCACTGCGTAGCAATGCCACTGTTCATCTGCCTTGGAGTGAGCAGCGCCGCCCCCTTAACTTGAGTGGTCTTAATCAGGCGCTTAACAACAACGATGAATTTGCTCGTGCAATCATTGAATCAATCCCGCCATCCGCTGTAAACCAGGGAATCCTTCCTCAGGGAGCGCTGAAG GAACGCTTCCAAAATGTTGAAAGAGTTTGCCGACGCGTAGCTTTGATTGATGAGAACGGTGGATCAGTTCTTCGTTACGCTCTGTCTTACTTGCAG AGCATGATGGTGGTAAAAGTTGATGCTCGCCCGCCACCGAAACAAGATGAAGAAATCAACTTGGCTGAGCTAAATACCTTCGACATTTTGGCTAGGGCAAG GTACCATTTGGAAAAAGACGACCTGGAACAAGCCTTGCGATACATGAATTTATTGAAAGGAGAGCCACAGAACGTTGCCACCGACTGGCTGCGAGAATTACGTATTCACTTGGAAACTGTGCAAGCCGTCAATGCGATTATGACTTATGCAGCTGTACAAGCCATTGAATCAATGTGA